The following proteins come from a genomic window of Miscanthus floridulus cultivar M001 chromosome 2, ASM1932011v1, whole genome shotgun sequence:
- the LOC136536210 gene encoding uncharacterized protein, with amino-acid sequence MASSLALASWALSLQMGGAGAVVVGPSCHAMVAVAEPRWSTSSRARVLVAPRCAALDGPGGSNGEVEAKIEEERKKPARGRPVWRRILFASKKTRSIIILNALTVIYAAYRSVVQLQILFMLTFLSPTTVIVVTLIDGLLGASIPKLTWFGAIMSLFGIGLLECGGSPPCDITEWIPALYTEVLSTVLCMWAEMVAMGDVSATETAIVYGLEPVWGAAFAWFLLGERWDNTAWVGAALGDGAPATPRPRDGGPRRPRPPVMALRQPRIGATATPHRRSSSSVFGS; translated from the exons ATGGCTTCTTCCCTCGCGCTCGCGTCATGGGCGCTGTCGCTACAGATGGGCGGGGCTGgggcggtagtggtgggcccttcCTGCCACGCGATGGTCGCCGTCGCGGAGCCCCGCTGGTCCACGTCGAGCCGGGCAAGGGTCCTCGTGGCGCCCCGGTGCGCGGCGCTCGACGGGCCCGGTGGCTCCAACGGCGAGGTGGAGGCCAAGATCGAGGAAGAGAGGAAGAAGCCGGCACGCGGGCGACCGGTGTGGAGGCGGATCCTGTTCGCCTCGAAGAAGACACGAAGCATCATCATCCTCAACGCCCTCACGGTCATCTATG CAGCGTATCGCTCTGTAGTACAGCTCCAAATACTCTTCATGCTCACATTTCTTTCTCCGACCACT GTCATAGTTGTAACTCTAATTGATGGCCTTCTTGGTGCCTCGATCCCCAAACTCACTTGGTTCGGAGCCATCATGTCTCTATTCGGAATTGGCCTGCTGGAATGTGGCGGCTCTCCTCCCTGC GATATTACAGAATG GATACCAGCATTGTACACTGAAGTTCTTTCTACGGTGTTATGCATGTGGGCAGAG ATGGTAGCGATGGGCGATGTTTCAGCAACTGAAACTGCAATTGTCTACGGCTTGGAGCCAGTTTGGGGAGCTGCTTTTGCTTGGTTCCTCCTTGGTGAAAGATGGGATAACACTGCATGGGTTGGAGCTGCTCTCGGCGATGGCGCTCCAGCAACCCCGCGCCCGCGCGACGGCGGCCCTCGGCGACCTCGCCCGCCGGTCATGGCGCTTCGGCAACCCCGCATCGGCGCGACGGCAACCCCGCatcggcgctcctcctcctctgtttttGGTTCCTAG
- the LOC136538197 gene encoding uncharacterized protein, giving the protein MASVNETPAGASTTTAFDGGKCIVNIANIPTLNGTNYRVWREKYELELALGEVDFAITSPCPTEPEDPVRGDNESDADFASRKRDHAEIRMKYDLEHRQWTLSNCKCLLVAKATIEEQIRGSIPECATAKEYLEKIKIQFTGSTKATASSLIKKLVNEKFTGGSIREHILKMNTMASKLKEMNLKEEDFLIHLIFASLPKEYDTFIVNYNMQPERWGIERLISMYAQEEERIESSQSESAHFVKDNKRKNFNGKNPKPQGKPKWDKSSSSSSQGKKPQDSENQQYGGAEKDQCKHCFKKGHYKRDCPDFLKSLLKKGVKWDENLAKRRKND; this is encoded by the exons atggcatcCGTCAACGAAACACCggccggagcttcaacaactacggcatTTGACG gaggcaaatgcattgtgaacattgccaacatcccgacactcaacggaaccaattaccgtgtgtggcgggagaagtatgaattggaacttgcgttaggagaggtcgattttgccatcacctcaccgtgtcctactgagccagaggacccagtgagaggtgacaatgaatctgacgctgatttcgcttctcggaagcgtgatcatgctgaaataagaatgaaatatgaccttgaacataggcaatggactctctccaactgtaagtgcctgttggtagccaaagccaccatagaagaacagataaggggctcaatccctgaatgtgctactgctaaagaatatcttgagaaaatcaagattcagtttactgggtctaccaaggccacagcaagttcactgattaagaagcttgtgaatgagaaattcactggtggtagcataagagagcacattttgaagatgaacactatggcatctaagctaaaagaaatgaatttgaaggaggaggatttcctaattcatttgatttttgcttctttgccgaaagaatatgacaccttcattgtgaactataatatgcagcctgaaagatggggcatagaaagactcatctcaatgtatgctcaagaagaggagaggatagaGTCCTCACAAAgtgaatctgctcattttgtgaaggacaacaaaagaaagaactttaatggcaagaatccTAAACCACAAGgaaaacctaagtgggataagtcctcttcctccagttcacagggaaagaaaccccaggattctgagaatcagcagtatggtggagcagaaaaagatcagtgcaagcactgctttaagaagggacactacaagagggattgtccagacttcctgaaatctctgctaaagaaag gggttaagtgggacgagaaccttgcaaagaggagaaagaatgattaa
- the LOC136519928 gene encoding pentatricopeptide repeat-containing protein At4g22760-like, with product MRAPPAAGGFNSPWTIAIRAAADQGRPRRAIALYLASLRSSRRPCPFALAAVLKSVPRLPEHAALPAAASLHAHLLRLGLLSHPYPHAALSHLYSRLLPPHHDHARGLLDDEPAPLHRHSRLVSSNSLLASLLRAGDITAARSMFEAMPARDVVSWNSMVAGLAKAGHLDEAIELFDQMPETNAASWNALVSGFMAQGHVAQAQELFERMPIRNNVSWITMISGYAKAGDVQAAANLFDRMDNKDLYAWNAMISCYAQNGCAREALGIFNRMLKPHIWVVPNEKTFSSVISACSQLGDLRFGLWVESFMGYVGVDLDDHLRTALIDLYTKSGQMDRAFELFRGLRSRDVVSYSAMIVGCGMHGKLNEAVGLFKEMSKARIDPNAVTFVGLLSAYSHAGLLEEARACFTSMSSKYRINPSMEHYTIMVDILGRCGKLEEAFQLIMQIPVCPHASVWGALLLACRLHNNIELGEVVASKCFELEPEESGYYILLGNIYAQAKKWDKVKGLRKMMAERGLSKTPGSSWVHVT from the coding sequence ATGCGCGCCCCGCCCGCTGCCGGCGGCTTCAACTCGCCGTGGACGATCGCCATCCGCGCGGCGGCAGACCAAGGCCGGCCCCGCCGCGCCATCGCTCTGTACCTCGCGTCCCTACGCTCGTCCCGCCGCCCCTGCCCCTTCGCCCTCGCCGCCGTCCTCAAGTCTGTGCCCCGCCTCCCCGAGCACGCCGCTCTCCCCGCGGCGGCCTCCCTCCACGCGCACCTCCTCCGCCTCGGTCTCCTCTCCCACCCCTACCCGCACGCCGCGCTCTCTCACCTCTACTCCCGCCTCCTGCCCCCGCACCACGACCACGCCCGCGGCTTGCTCGATGACGAGCCCGCGCCGCTGCACCGCCACTCCCGCCTCGTCTCGTCCAACTCGCTCCTCGCTTCCCTCCTACGCGCGGGCGATATCACCGCCGCGCGCTCCATGTTCGAGGCAATGCCCGCGCGGGACGTTGTGTCGTGGAACTCCATGGTCGCTGGACTCGCCAAGGCCGGCCACCTCGACGAGGCCATCGAACTGTTCGACCAAATGCCCGAGACAAACGCCGCGTCCTGGAACGCCCTCGTGTCCGGTTTCATGGCACAAGGCCACGTGGCCCAAGCGCAAGAGCTGTTTGAGCGGATGCCCATCAGGAACAATGTTTCCTGGATCACGATGATCTCAGGGTACGCCAAGGCCGGTGACGTCCAAGCTGCTGCTAACCTGTTTGATAGGATGGATAATAAGGATCTTTATGCATGGAATGCAATGATCTCATGCTATGCACAGAATGGTTGCGCAAGAGAGGCACTTGGCATCTTTAACAGGATGTTGAAGCCACATATTTGGGTGGTACCCAATGAGAAGACTTTCTCCTCTGTCATCTCGGCATGTTCACAGCTGGGGGACTTGAGGTTCGGCTTGTGGGTTGAGAGTTTCATGGGGTATGTGGGGGTTGATCTGGATGATCACCTGCGTACTGCTCTGATTGATTTGTACACCAAGAGTGGGCAAATGGATAGGGCTTTTGAATTGTTCAGAGGCTTGAGATCAAGGGATGTGGTGTCTTACAGTGCGATGATAGTGGGCTGTGGAATGCATGGCAAGTTAAATGAAGCTGTTGGCTTATTCAAGGAGATGTCCAAAGCGAGGATTGATCCTAATGCGGTGACCTTTGTGGGGTTGTTGTCTGCATACAGTCATGCAGGACTACTGGAAGAAGCTCGTGCTTGTTTCACTTCCATGTCAAGCAAATATAGGATTAATCCTTCAATGGAACACTACACTATTATGGTAGACATTCTGGGGCGCTGCGGAAAGTTGGAAGAAGCATTCCAGCTGATCATGCAGATACCTGTATGCCCACATGCCAGTGTTTGGGGTGCCTTGCTTCTTGCTTGCAGGTTGCACAACAACATTGAGCTTGGGGAGGTTGTTGCTTCCAAGTGCTTTGAACTGGAGCCAGAGGAGAGCGGATATTACATTCTCTTGGGTAACATATATGCACAAGCAAAGAAGTGGGACAAGGTTAAGGGTTTAAGGAAGATGATGGCGGAAAGGGGTTTGAGTAAGACGCCCGGGAGTAGCTGGGTGCATGTTACATAA